In Primulina eburnea isolate SZY01 chromosome 3, ASM2296580v1, whole genome shotgun sequence, one DNA window encodes the following:
- the LOC140826059 gene encoding uncharacterized protein isoform X1, giving the protein MQEPKTFTLLFFTCSLSILIFSPSSAIANLKHGFPSSIIQPEHLNLATETTNLYTEKFYSQILDHFNYNPHSYQTFQQRYLINEKHWGGAKNNSPIFVYTGNEGDIEWFAQNTGFMFEIAPRFRALLVFIEHRFYGKSMPYGGSKETAYSNSTTLGYLSSTQALADYATLIIDLKKNLTATDSPVVVFGGSYGGMLAAWFRLKYPHVAIGALSSSAPILNFDNITSAFSFNDIITQDFRSESENCYKVIKGSWQEIQDTATKPGGLETLRKSFRICKNYISAGSLESWIGTALTYTAMTDYPTPTNFLNPLPAYPVKQMCKAIDDPRLGNNTFEKVYAAVNIYYNYTGNATCFDLNDDSDPHGLGGWTWQACTEMILLTDGNKEDSIFPASNYSYIDLLEYCKYKYDIDPRPDWVPIEFGGHHIHRVLKRFGSNIIFFNGLRDPWSGGGVLKDISKTIVAIVEKKGAHHVDLRFSSSEDPEWLKHVRKREVNIISKWISQYYHTLADLSS; this is encoded by the exons ATGCAAGAACCAAAGACATTCACTCTACTGTTCTTCACATGTTCACTCTCCATTCTGATCTTTTCACCTTCTTCCGCCATAGCCAATCTCAAACATGGCTTCCCTTCTTCAATCATCCAgccagaacacctcaatctCGCCACCGAAACCACTAATCTTTATACAGAGAAGTTCTACTCCCAAATACTCGATCACTTCAACTACAATCCTCATAGCTACCAGACCTTCCAGCAAAGGTATTTGATCAATGAAAAGCACTGGGGTGGAGCTAAGAACAACTCTCCCATCTTCGTTTACACCGGAAACGAAGGCGACATCGAATGGTTCGCTCAGAACACCGGTTTCATGTTCGAAATTGCTCCACGTTTCCGAGCACTCTTGGTTTTCATTGAG CACAGATTTTATGGGAAATCCATGCCTTATGGGGGGAGTAAAGAAACAGCGTATTCGAATTCGACAACGCTCGGCTATCTATCCTCAACACAGGCATTGGCAGATTATGCAACCCTGATTATTGATCTGAAGAAGAATTTGACAGCAACCGACTCTCCTGTGGTGGTGTTCGGGGGTTCCTATGGCGGAA TGTTGGCAGCATGGTTTAGACTGAAATATCCTCATGTTGCTATCGGGGCATTGTCATCTTCGGCACCAATCCTCAACTTTGATAATATCACCTCTGCTTTTAGTTTCAACGATATCATCACTCAAGACTTTAGG AGTGAGAGTGAGAATTGTTACAAAGTGATCAAAGGATCATGGCAAGAAATCCAAGACACGGCAACAAAACCAGGCGGGTTGGAAACACTCCGAAAGTCATTCAGAATATGCAA AAATTATATATCTGCAGGATCTCTGGAAAGCTGGATCGGTACAGCTCTCACTTACACAGCAATGACGGATTATCCCACGCCCACCAATTTCCTCAATCCACTGCCTGCTTATCCAGTCAAACAG ATGTGCAAAGCGATTGATGATCCTAGACTGGGGAACAACACGTTTGAGAAAGTATATGCTGCGGTGAATATCTACTACAATTACACTGGTAATGCCACGTGTTTCGACCTGAACGATGATTCGGATCCCCACGGGCTCGGCGGTTGGACATGGCAG GCATGTACAGAGATGATTTTGCTAACAGATGGGAACAAGGAAGATAGTATATTTCCAGCCTCAAATTACAGCTACATCGATCTACTCGAATACTGCAAATATAAGTACGATATCGATCCCAGGCCGGATTGGGTTCCCATCGAATTCGGAGGCCAC CATATTCACAGAGTTCTGAAGCGATTCGGAAGCAATATCATATTCTTTAATGGACTTAGGGATCCATGGAGTGGTGGCGG GGTGTTGAAGGATATATCTAAGACTATAGTAGCTATCGTAGAGAAAAAAG GTGCGCATCATGTGGACCTGAGATTCTCTTCGAGTGAAGATCCAGAGTGGCTGAAACATGTGAGGAAAAGAGAAGTCAATATAATATCAAAGTGGATCTCTCAGTATTATCACACTCTGgctgatctttcttcttaa
- the LOC140826059 gene encoding uncharacterized protein isoform X2, whose translation MKSTGVELRTTLPSSFTPETKATSNGSLRTPVSCSKLLHVSEHSWFSLRFYGKSMPYGGSKETAYSNSTTLGYLSSTQALADYATLIIDLKKNLTATDSPVVVFGGSYGGMLAAWFRLKYPHVAIGALSSSAPILNFDNITSAFSFNDIITQDFRSESENCYKVIKGSWQEIQDTATKPGGLETLRKSFRICKNYISAGSLESWIGTALTYTAMTDYPTPTNFLNPLPAYPVKQMCKAIDDPRLGNNTFEKVYAAVNIYYNYTGNATCFDLNDDSDPHGLGGWTWQACTEMILLTDGNKEDSIFPASNYSYIDLLEYCKYKYDIDPRPDWVPIEFGGHHIHRVLKRFGSNIIFFNGLRDPWSGGGVLKDISKTIVAIVEKKGAHHVDLRFSSSEDPEWLKHVRKREVNIISKWISQYYHTLADLSS comes from the exons ATGAAAAGCACTGGGGTGGAGCTAAGAACAACTCTCCCATCTTCGTTTACACCGGAAACGAAGGCGACATCGAATGGTTCGCTCAGAACACCGGTTTCATGTTCGAAATTGCTCCACGTTTCCGAGCACTCTTGGTTTTCATTGAG ATTTTATGGGAAATCCATGCCTTATGGGGGGAGTAAAGAAACAGCGTATTCGAATTCGACAACGCTCGGCTATCTATCCTCAACACAGGCATTGGCAGATTATGCAACCCTGATTATTGATCTGAAGAAGAATTTGACAGCAACCGACTCTCCTGTGGTGGTGTTCGGGGGTTCCTATGGCGGAA TGTTGGCAGCATGGTTTAGACTGAAATATCCTCATGTTGCTATCGGGGCATTGTCATCTTCGGCACCAATCCTCAACTTTGATAATATCACCTCTGCTTTTAGTTTCAACGATATCATCACTCAAGACTTTAGG AGTGAGAGTGAGAATTGTTACAAAGTGATCAAAGGATCATGGCAAGAAATCCAAGACACGGCAACAAAACCAGGCGGGTTGGAAACACTCCGAAAGTCATTCAGAATATGCAA AAATTATATATCTGCAGGATCTCTGGAAAGCTGGATCGGTACAGCTCTCACTTACACAGCAATGACGGATTATCCCACGCCCACCAATTTCCTCAATCCACTGCCTGCTTATCCAGTCAAACAG ATGTGCAAAGCGATTGATGATCCTAGACTGGGGAACAACACGTTTGAGAAAGTATATGCTGCGGTGAATATCTACTACAATTACACTGGTAATGCCACGTGTTTCGACCTGAACGATGATTCGGATCCCCACGGGCTCGGCGGTTGGACATGGCAG GCATGTACAGAGATGATTTTGCTAACAGATGGGAACAAGGAAGATAGTATATTTCCAGCCTCAAATTACAGCTACATCGATCTACTCGAATACTGCAAATATAAGTACGATATCGATCCCAGGCCGGATTGGGTTCCCATCGAATTCGGAGGCCAC CATATTCACAGAGTTCTGAAGCGATTCGGAAGCAATATCATATTCTTTAATGGACTTAGGGATCCATGGAGTGGTGGCGG GGTGTTGAAGGATATATCTAAGACTATAGTAGCTATCGTAGAGAAAAAAG GTGCGCATCATGTGGACCTGAGATTCTCTTCGAGTGAAGATCCAGAGTGGCTGAAACATGTGAGGAAAAGAGAAGTCAATATAATATCAAAGTGGATCTCTCAGTATTATCACACTCTGgctgatctttcttcttaa